In a single window of the Synergistaceae bacterium genome:
- a CDS encoding oligosaccharide repeat unit polymerase translates to MTNLYILMWIYLVYLGVSFWLFGYNFMSPSVVFFVSMSIMLCVAYYAANNMQMLFAINMQTFTIFAWGGFFFLAAEFMVYAGQAVRCFRNAPLVPQDMPAKPEPLFIHWQIQVSAMIFLAVSCVLAFAVLYMNTGGITLHAKMKEFRSLLFYHPENIKYLFIIAQLYKVNLVISNLFGYVMLYNMTVCNIPARKLLVLLACVMLYAIFSVFYTCARQSFMEVWLCMAMMYITINMRPGGKEKIFKFVLKLIPVLILTASFFTAMGVLVGRNKTTTKSSSLQFVEYLSGGLYSFNLHVDNGASSKYFGQSTFSYVYLIPQHLGLMPKFENDKFIGKFELYGNMVTIFGRWHEDFGAVGVCVMACIVSTLYSLVFYRKLIYSENQSREHHLTRIYYCQFMTGLMWAGTDDRVCALFTAQSVVFLALTAILYKILVVGRFKLA, encoded by the coding sequence ATGACGAATCTATACATACTCATGTGGATTTACCTGGTGTACTTGGGAGTGTCATTCTGGCTTTTCGGGTATAATTTCATGTCTCCGAGCGTTGTTTTCTTTGTGTCAATGTCAATAATGCTGTGTGTTGCGTATTATGCCGCAAACAATATGCAGATGCTTTTCGCGATAAACATGCAGACGTTCACAATTTTTGCGTGGGGCGGTTTCTTTTTTCTCGCGGCCGAGTTCATGGTTTACGCGGGGCAGGCCGTAAGGTGTTTTCGGAATGCTCCCCTTGTCCCGCAGGATATGCCCGCAAAGCCTGAGCCGCTTTTCATACACTGGCAGATACAGGTGTCTGCGATGATATTTCTCGCGGTGTCCTGTGTTTTAGCGTTTGCTGTACTCTACATGAACACCGGCGGCATAACACTACACGCAAAGATGAAAGAATTTAGGTCGCTTCTGTTTTATCATCCTGAAAACATAAAATACCTTTTCATCATCGCGCAGCTGTACAAGGTGAATCTTGTGATCTCCAATCTTTTCGGCTATGTCATGCTCTATAATATGACAGTCTGCAATATCCCGGCAAGAAAATTACTAGTGCTTCTGGCGTGCGTGATGCTTTACGCAATTTTCAGCGTATTTTACACATGCGCCCGGCAGTCGTTCATGGAAGTGTGGCTTTGCATGGCCATGATGTATATCACAATCAACATGAGGCCGGGAGGAAAGGAGAAAATATTTAAGTTTGTGTTAAAGTTAATACCAGTACTGATTCTCACGGCTTCGTTCTTCACTGCTATGGGAGTTCTTGTCGGACGTAATAAAACTACAACTAAGAGCAGCTCACTGCAGTTTGTTGAATACCTATCCGGGGGGCTTTACTCGTTCAACCTTCATGTAGACAATGGGGCATCATCAAAATATTTCGGGCAGTCGACCTTCTCATACGTCTACCTGATTCCCCAACATTTGGGATTAATGCCTAAATTTGAAAACGACAAGTTTATAGGCAAGTTTGAATTATACGGGAACATGGTAACGATTTTCGGCAGGTGGCATGAGGATTTCGGAGCTGTCGGAGTTTGTGTGATGGCCTGCATAGTGTCAACACTGTACTCTCTCGTATTCTACAGAAAATTAATATACTCAGAAAACCAAAGCCGGGAGCATCATTTGACCCGGATATATTACTGCCAGTTCATGACGGGGCTTATGTGGGCGGGAACGGATGATCGTGTATGCGCGCTTTTTACAGCGCAGAGCGTTGTATTCTTAGCATTGACGGCCATTCTCTACAAGATTCTTGTCGTAGGCAGATTCAAACTGGCATAA
- the nagA gene encoding N-acetylglucosamine-6-phosphate deacetylase has translation MDNIIISNGIIFRPDNQFHIGTVAISDGQITDSIPDDAMRINAEGLYVIPGLTDIHFHGCMGHDFCEGTRESFTAITEHEAANGITTICPATMTLPENDLARIMRAAKSFSRENPSLIGINLEGPFISHAKKGAQNPAYIVPPDIEMLRRLQTESGGLIRVATVAPETDGAISFITEAKSIARVSIAHTACDYDTAKRAFRAGASHVTHLYNAMNGISHRNPGPIPAALESGAMIEIIADGVHIHPAVVRMTLKLFGTDRVIFISDSLECAGMPDGEYTLGGQKVIKRGRTATLSDGVTIAGSVSNLMECMRLAVTEMEVPLEDAVKCACVNPVKAVGLDDSFGRIETGRAANLVMLDRDLNVAGVIRRGKLA, from the coding sequence ATGGACAATATAATCATCAGCAACGGAATAATATTCAGGCCGGACAATCAATTTCACATCGGCACAGTAGCAATTTCAGACGGGCAAATCACCGACAGCATTCCCGATGACGCAATGAGGATTAACGCCGAGGGACTCTACGTCATTCCCGGCCTAACGGACATACATTTTCACGGGTGCATGGGTCATGACTTCTGCGAGGGGACGCGGGAGTCTTTCACGGCAATAACAGAGCATGAAGCCGCTAACGGAATCACGACAATATGCCCGGCGACAATGACATTACCCGAAAACGATTTAGCCCGCATAATGAGAGCCGCAAAATCTTTCAGCCGGGAAAATCCATCGCTCATAGGGATAAATCTTGAAGGGCCGTTCATCTCTCACGCCAAAAAGGGAGCGCAGAATCCCGCGTACATAGTCCCGCCGGATATAGAAATGTTACGCAGGCTTCAGACAGAATCGGGAGGGCTGATACGAGTCGCGACTGTAGCCCCCGAAACTGACGGCGCAATCTCATTCATCACTGAGGCGAAATCCATCGCGAGAGTCTCAATCGCCCACACTGCTTGCGATTATGACACGGCAAAACGCGCATTCAGGGCAGGAGCGTCCCATGTTACCCACCTGTACAACGCCATGAACGGAATCAGCCACAGGAATCCCGGGCCAATCCCCGCGGCATTAGAGTCGGGCGCAATGATTGAGATTATTGCTGACGGGGTACACATTCACCCGGCTGTCGTCCGCATGACGCTGAAACTTTTCGGCACTGACAGGGTAATATTCATTTCAGACTCTCTCGAATGCGCGGGAATGCCTGACGGTGAATATACATTAGGCGGGCAGAAGGTCATAAAGCGCGGGAGAACGGCGACTCTTTCTGACGGCGTTACGATTGCCGGGAGCGTCTCGAATCTCATGGAGTGCATGAGGCTTGCTGTTACGGAGATGGAAGTCCCGCTTGAAGACGCTGTGAAGTGCGCCTGCGTCAACCCCGTGAAAGCTGTCGGGCTTGATGATTCTTTCGGGCGAATTGAGACAGGAAGAGCCGCGAATCTCGTCATGCTTGACCGTGATTTGAACGTTGCCGGAGTGATACGCCGGGGAAAACTCGCTTGA
- a CDS encoding PTS transporter subunit EIIC: MVKYLQKIGRSLMLPVACLPAAGILYGIGYWIDPAGWGSNSIIAAFCIKAASAIIDQIPLLFAIGTAIGMSDEQDGTPALAGLVSWLMITTLLSSGAVAMYTGVEASQVPAAFGRIQNAFIGILSGLIGATCFNRFKDATPPEWLAFFSGKRCVAVVTAFVSAIVAAILYYVWPVVYGALESFGVSISKLGPVGAGIYGMLNRALIPLGLHHALNAVFWFDTIGINDLGNFWSGKGTLGVTGMYMTGFFPVMMFGLVAGAYAMYREARPERKNVAKSLLLAGSFAAFFTGITEPLEFSFMFLAPGLYLIHAILTGICMTVCAYMPVRCGFNFSAGMVDWILSFRAPMAVNPWMIIPIGIVVAVIYYVVFTWAIRAFNLKTPGREDDDDDAMIPPAQDEPVKGAKKDYTHMAAVILEGLGGAENLKSYDYCATRIRVEVNDGSQIDEKKIKSAGIPGVTRLTTTNVQVVIGTRVQFAYDAMKKLVEASK, encoded by the coding sequence ATGGTGAAATATCTACAGAAGATAGGCCGCTCGTTAATGCTCCCTGTAGCATGTCTCCCTGCAGCAGGCATTCTTTACGGTATAGGCTACTGGATTGACCCGGCCGGCTGGGGAAGCAACAGCATTATTGCGGCATTCTGCATAAAGGCAGCCAGCGCGATAATCGATCAGATTCCGTTATTGTTCGCGATTGGTACGGCTATAGGTATGTCCGATGAACAGGACGGGACTCCGGCTCTTGCGGGTCTTGTGTCGTGGCTGATGATAACGACTCTGCTTTCGTCCGGGGCTGTAGCGATGTACACGGGAGTCGAGGCTTCTCAGGTTCCGGCGGCTTTCGGGAGGATTCAGAATGCCTTTATCGGAATACTGTCGGGCTTAATCGGGGCAACATGCTTCAACAGATTCAAGGACGCAACCCCGCCTGAGTGGCTCGCATTTTTCAGCGGCAAAAGGTGCGTGGCGGTTGTTACGGCGTTCGTGTCGGCGATTGTTGCGGCAATACTCTATTATGTCTGGCCTGTCGTTTACGGTGCGCTTGAGAGTTTCGGAGTCTCAATCTCAAAATTAGGCCCTGTAGGAGCTGGCATATACGGAATGCTGAACAGGGCATTAATCCCGCTGGGACTTCATCACGCGCTCAATGCTGTATTCTGGTTCGACACAATCGGCATAAATGACCTCGGAAATTTCTGGTCAGGGAAAGGGACTCTCGGTGTTACAGGAATGTACATGACCGGATTTTTCCCGGTTATGATGTTCGGGCTAGTGGCAGGTGCTTACGCTATGTACCGTGAGGCGAGGCCGGAGCGCAAGAACGTGGCCAAAAGTTTATTGCTTGCGGGGTCATTCGCGGCGTTCTTCACGGGGATAACGGAGCCGCTTGAGTTCTCGTTCATGTTCCTTGCGCCTGGGCTGTATCTGATTCACGCGATACTCACGGGAATCTGCATGACTGTCTGCGCGTATATGCCGGTTCGGTGCGGGTTCAACTTCAGTGCGGGAATGGTTGACTGGATATTGAGCTTCCGCGCTCCAATGGCCGTGAATCCGTGGATGATTATTCCGATTGGGATAGTTGTCGCGGTGATATATTATGTCGTGTTCACGTGGGCGATTCGTGCGTTCAACCTGAAAACGCCGGGGCGTGAGGATGATGACGATGACGCGATGATTCCCCCCGCGCAGGATGAGCCTGTGAAGGGCGCAAAGAAAGACTATACGCACATGGCCGCGGTGATTCTTGAGGGACTCGGAGGAGCTGAGAATCTGAAGAGCTATGACTACTGCGCGACAAGGATACGTGTTGAAGTGAATGACGGCTCGCAGATTGACGAGAAGAAAATCAAATCGGCGGGCATACCGGGCGTAACGAGGCTGACGACAACGAATGTACAGGTCGTAATCGGGACGCGTGTGCAGTTTGCATATGACGCAATGAAGAAACTTGTTGAGGCCAGCAAGTAA
- a CDS encoding 6-phosphofructokinase: MGDKKIKNIGIITSGGDCGGLNAVIRGAARTALMRGMRTYTIPNGYAGLYNLVNFDHLVELDEERTDHITSQFAGSDAGHSRVKISKINDPDKYDRIMMGLRKHNIDGLVISGGDDTGSVVVDLAEHGIPCVHAPKTMDLDLQTYSVGGDSAINKIANIVDDLKTTGTTHNRIMVIEVFGRYAGHTAFRGGIAADADCILIPEVPVDFNAVYAHLKHYYIRRILNSDVHAGTYTIVVAEGVRGQDGNLFSDGGGAKTDSFGHPKLAGAGRFVKETLEDMMRQDPEIKQFMKTSEMYVPGVFEIPEIREVIPSHIVRSGSTSAYDVNFGKQIGAAAVILLEQGVSGVTVVKMFDGEIRYMPTAEAIAQRFVGLESVAFYEQMDVCFGRFRQEYIPKLQEVHGAVERQYS; encoded by the coding sequence TTGGGCGACAAAAAGATAAAGAACATCGGAATAATTACATCCGGCGGCGACTGCGGGGGACTCAACGCCGTAATCAGGGGTGCGGCTCGCACTGCCCTTATGCGCGGAATGAGAACGTACACAATTCCCAACGGCTACGCGGGACTCTATAACCTCGTGAATTTCGATCACCTTGTGGAGCTTGACGAGGAGAGAACAGATCACATCACATCACAGTTTGCCGGAAGCGACGCGGGACACAGCAGAGTCAAAATCTCAAAGATTAACGACCCGGACAAGTACGACAGAATCATGATGGGACTCCGTAAGCACAACATTGACGGCCTCGTGATTTCCGGCGGAGATGACACGGGGAGCGTTGTTGTTGACCTTGCCGAGCACGGGATACCCTGCGTACATGCTCCAAAGACAATGGATCTTGACCTTCAGACATATTCTGTCGGCGGAGACTCAGCCATCAACAAAATCGCCAACATTGTCGACGACCTCAAGACAACAGGAACGACCCACAACCGTATAATGGTGATTGAAGTTTTCGGACGCTATGCGGGTCATACGGCGTTCAGGGGCGGAATTGCGGCGGATGCTGACTGCATATTGATTCCTGAAGTGCCGGTTGACTTCAACGCGGTATACGCTCACCTGAAGCACTACTATATACGGCGCATTCTCAATTCTGACGTTCACGCGGGAACATACACGATTGTTGTCGCTGAGGGCGTAAGAGGTCAGGACGGAAATCTCTTCTCAGACGGCGGCGGCGCAAAGACGGACTCATTCGGACATCCCAAACTTGCGGGCGCGGGGCGTTTCGTGAAAGAGACACTTGAGGACATGATGAGGCAGGACCCGGAGATCAAGCAGTTCATGAAGACATCAGAAATGTACGTGCCGGGAGTGTTCGAGATTCCCGAAATCCGCGAGGTTATTCCGAGTCATATTGTCCGCAGCGGCTCAACGTCAGCCTATGATGTCAATTTCGGGAAACAGATAGGCGCGGCGGCGGTGATATTGCTTGAGCAGGGAGTGAGCGGTGTTACTGTCGTGAAGATGTTTGACGGCGAAATACGCTACATGCCCACGGCGGAGGCAATCGCGCAGAGGTTCGTAGGGCTTGAGAGCGTCGCATTCTATGAGCAGATGGATGTCTGCTTCGGCCGCTTCAGGCAGGAATATATACCTAAATTGCAGGAAGTTCACGGAGCTGTCGAGCGTCAGTACAGCTAA
- a CDS encoding DUF4276 family protein — MNITIIVEGRTETAFKEKLIDFLEKRVKTMPKIKFHPYNGRIPKEGNLKRVVENILARGADHVIALTDVYTGTDDFRDAKDAKKKMSLWVGQNSRFHPHAAQHDFEAWLLPYWDVIQQKAGHNMHSPQGLPETINHGKPPSYYIKEIFRAGKNGKRYIKQRDGMSIFEKADLMKAINACPELKSFINTILVLCNTPAIP; from the coding sequence ATGAACATTACAATCATAGTAGAAGGAAGAACGGAAACAGCCTTTAAGGAAAAACTCATAGATTTTCTCGAAAAGCGTGTGAAAACAATGCCCAAGATAAAATTTCATCCTTACAACGGGCGCATTCCCAAAGAAGGAAACCTGAAGCGTGTCGTTGAGAATATTTTAGCGAGGGGCGCGGATCATGTTATCGCACTGACTGACGTTTACACAGGGACTGATGATTTCAGGGACGCGAAGGACGCGAAAAAGAAAATGAGCCTTTGGGTCGGGCAGAACAGCAGGTTTCACCCACACGCGGCGCAACATGATTTTGAGGCGTGGCTTCTCCCTTACTGGGACGTTATACAGCAGAAAGCCGGACACAACATGCATTCCCCACAAGGACTCCCGGAAACAATAAATCACGGAAAGCCGCCGTCATATTACATCAAGGAAATTTTCAGGGCAGGGAAAAACGGAAAACGCTACATTAAACAGCGGGACGGAATGAGCATTTTTGAGAAAGCAGACCTCATGAAAGCCATAAACGCATGTCCCGAACTAAAATCTTTCATCAACACTATCTTAGTACTCTGCAATACCCCGGCCATACCATGA
- a CDS encoding AAA family ATPase — MASYIKRIKIEGFRRLRSVDVEMSPFMVFVGANGSGKTSFLDAISLLSASASGRLSEKLSEAGGISSLLTRGKSDRISIDVDIELPEDTAGPGNSPLHYHLSIVPRRTGYVIAEEQLLQHRDENRYGRPFMYIDAKEGNIRYFNSDTKHLEYPDWDYDPDETALSQVSKVFRQPELFRQILASATQYHYLDVGRNAPVKMPQLLKPASLPGINGEYLIPLLLTMREDRKERFSAVTDALRAAFPGFEELNFPPVAAGMLAMTWKDRNFPDVLYANELSEGILRFLWLSSLLKSPGLSTVTMIDEPEVSLHPELLDLLSQLMREASSETQIIAATHSDRFVRFLEPEEVCVIDLNEDGETVITRADTMNLGEWLKDYSLDELWRMGEIGGRA, encoded by the coding sequence ATGGCTTCGTACATCAAAAGAATAAAGATAGAGGGTTTCAGGCGGCTTCGTTCCGTTGATGTAGAAATGTCGCCTTTCATGGTTTTTGTAGGCGCGAATGGTTCGGGGAAGACTTCATTTCTGGACGCTATTTCTTTGCTGTCAGCTTCAGCTTCCGGGAGGCTGTCTGAAAAATTATCCGAAGCAGGCGGAATATCAAGCCTTCTGACACGCGGAAAAAGCGACAGAATCTCTATTGACGTGGATATTGAGCTTCCTGAAGACACAGCCGGGCCGGGCAATTCCCCACTGCATTATCATTTAAGTATTGTTCCGCGCAGGACAGGCTATGTGATCGCGGAAGAGCAGCTTTTGCAACACAGGGACGAAAACCGCTATGGCAGGCCGTTCATGTATATTGACGCTAAGGAAGGCAATATAAGATATTTCAACTCAGACACAAAGCACCTTGAGTATCCTGACTGGGATTATGACCCTGACGAAACAGCCCTGTCCCAAGTGTCAAAAGTGTTCCGCCAGCCTGAGCTTTTCAGGCAAATTTTAGCCTCAGCGACACAGTATCATTATCTTGACGTAGGCAGGAATGCCCCTGTGAAAATGCCCCAGCTCCTGAAGCCCGCAAGCCTTCCCGGCATAAACGGTGAGTATCTCATCCCGCTTCTTTTGACCATGAGGGAAGACAGGAAAGAGCGTTTTTCCGCAGTTACTGACGCTTTGAGAGCCGCTTTTCCGGGTTTTGAGGAGCTTAATTTTCCTCCTGTGGCAGCAGGTATGCTCGCTATGACGTGGAAGGACAGAAATTTTCCCGATGTCCTTTACGCAAATGAGCTTTCCGAGGGCATTTTGCGATTCCTTTGGCTTTCATCTCTGCTCAAGAGTCCGGGACTTTCAACAGTAACAATGATTGACGAGCCTGAAGTCAGCCTTCACCCTGAACTACTAGACCTTCTGTCCCAGCTCATGAGGGAGGCTTCATCTGAGACGCAGATTATCGCCGCGACTCATTCGGACAGGTTCGTGCGCTTTCTTGAGCCTGAAGAAGTCTGCGTTATAGATCTCAATGAAGACGGAGAAACAGTGATAACCCGCGCTGACACAATGAATCTCGGCGAATGGCTGAAGGATTATTCGCTTGACGAGCTTTGGCGCATGGGCGAAATAGGAGGCCGGGCATGA
- a CDS encoding DUF501 domain-containing protein has translation MSPVFVDREILCSFGHVRVQVCRPFGRKIFPTSFWLKCPHLVRLAGEIESLGGVRELEEYISSRGLVHEWRKYNMLHQVIRLKLGGVHVNGFMRRYRRRIFRDVMRGGVGGIRVGDGVNVKCLHLQAASFIGLGFHPAGEWLRSHGLCGECDSCLCEKI, from the coding sequence GTGTCTCCCGTTTTTGTTGACCGGGAAATATTATGCTCGTTCGGCCATGTCAGAGTCCAGGTCTGCCGCCCATTTGGACGCAAAATTTTCCCGACAAGTTTCTGGCTTAAATGCCCGCACCTTGTGAGGCTCGCGGGGGAAATTGAGAGTCTCGGCGGAGTGCGTGAGCTTGAAGAGTACATATCATCGCGGGGGCTTGTCCATGAGTGGCGGAAGTACAACATGCTTCATCAGGTGATACGGCTGAAACTCGGCGGGGTTCACGTGAACGGATTTATGCGGCGTTACAGGAGGAGAATTTTCCGGGACGTTATGCGCGGGGGCGTGGGAGGAATCAGAGTCGGGGACGGCGTGAATGTCAAATGCCTGCACCTTCAGGCGGCTTCATTCATCGGGCTTGGCTTTCATCCTGCGGGCGAATGGCTGAGATCTCACGGGTTATGCGGTGAATGTGATTCGTGTCTGTGTGAAAAGATTTAG
- a CDS encoding S1 RNA-binding domain-containing protein produces MAEANIVATSAGVEVGEIVECTVEQLMPYGAFVRIAKTGRKGMIHISELSYSFVKDINTVLKVQDRIQAKVIRIDEKGRIDLSLKQMQEPPERPSRPPRPQRTFTGQQQDTNGRPPKEYRSVTRETRAPRDFHDMQAEYREQNPEEADSFEKKMASFLKTSEAKITDLNTRNSARSGRASARRRTNSRDY; encoded by the coding sequence ATGGCCGAGGCTAATATTGTCGCAACATCAGCCGGAGTTGAAGTCGGAGAAATTGTTGAATGCACCGTTGAGCAGCTTATGCCTTACGGGGCGTTTGTGAGAATAGCGAAAACGGGCAGAAAAGGAATGATTCACATTTCGGAGCTGTCGTATTCGTTCGTGAAAGACATAAATACTGTTCTCAAAGTGCAGGACAGGATACAGGCCAAAGTCATCCGCATAGATGAGAAGGGCCGCATAGATTTGTCGCTGAAGCAGATGCAGGAGCCTCCCGAAAGGCCGTCAAGACCTCCGCGCCCGCAAAGGACATTTACCGGCCAGCAGCAGGACACAAACGGCCGCCCGCCGAAAGAATACAGGAGCGTAACACGCGAGACACGCGCACCCCGGGACTTTCACGATATGCAGGCCGAGTACAGGGAGCAGAACCCGGAAGAGGCAGACAGCTTCGAGAAAAAGATGGCCTCATTCCTGAAAACTAGCGAGGCAAAAATCACCGACCTTAACACCCGAAACTCGGCTAGATCCGGGAGAGCGTCAGCAAGGCGCAGGACTAACAGCCGGGACTACTGA
- a CDS encoding ACT domain-containing protein — MSDVIVSKFGSAAFSTPDMIKKTAQIVMSQPERKYVIVSAPGAVSREDMKVTDMLFIMNARYTNRENFDEMMTQIRDRFSDIARGIGVNAYIDAEIMNLKKNLFFGRGNDYVVSRGEYIMAKIFAEYIGWKFIDAADFIFFGRDGALDREKTFEAATKIFAETEHAVIPGFYGSAGTNAIKLFPRGGADITAAIVARAVNATLCEKWSETTKIYSADPGIVDNPEVIRQITYEELKQLTYMGINIFHEDVILLMQDIGIPLRVRNINDIDDEGTSVTADLPEDSRRGVAACIAGKRNYRIIHIQKFGLNRLTGIGQKVFGIFTERNISCEHYMSGIYRFSIVVKNPLFDLKRAEILQALKDAIKPENITVEKNLSLITVVGKGMGTVKGIFAKIFNAIAAAGIKVRMIEQGSDDLNIIIGVYDEDYEAAVRALYGAVILK, encoded by the coding sequence ATGAGCGATGTAATTGTGTCAAAATTCGGGAGCGCGGCATTCTCGACTCCTGACATGATAAAGAAGACTGCCCAAATTGTGATGTCCCAGCCTGAGCGGAAGTATGTCATTGTCTCAGCACCCGGAGCTGTTTCACGCGAGGACATGAAAGTTACCGACATGCTATTTATCATGAATGCCCGCTATACTAACCGCGAGAATTTTGACGAGATGATGACGCAAATCCGCGACAGGTTCAGCGATATTGCAAGGGGTATCGGCGTAAACGCATATATTGACGCGGAAATCATGAACCTGAAGAAGAATTTATTTTTCGGGCGCGGAAATGATTACGTAGTGAGCCGGGGCGAATATATCATGGCAAAAATTTTCGCTGAGTATATCGGCTGGAAGTTTATCGACGCGGCTGACTTTATATTTTTCGGCAGGGACGGAGCTTTAGACCGTGAAAAGACATTCGAGGCGGCCACCAAAATTTTCGCTGAGACTGAACACGCGGTAATCCCCGGCTTTTACGGGTCAGCAGGAACAAACGCGATAAAATTATTCCCCCGCGGAGGAGCTGACATAACCGCCGCCATTGTCGCAAGAGCCGTGAACGCTACGCTGTGCGAAAAATGGAGCGAGACAACGAAAATTTACAGCGCAGATCCCGGAATAGTCGACAATCCTGAAGTCATACGTCAGATAACATACGAGGAACTAAAGCAGCTCACGTACATGGGAATAAATATCTTCCACGAGGACGTTATACTTCTTATGCAGGACATCGGAATCCCATTGAGAGTCCGCAACATAAACGACATAGACGACGAGGGGACATCAGTAACAGCAGACCTCCCGGAGGACTCAAGGCGAGGAGTCGCCGCCTGCATTGCCGGAAAAAGAAATTACCGAATAATCCATATACAGAAATTCGGCCTAAACAGGCTCACGGGAATCGGGCAGAAAGTTTTCGGGATATTCACCGAGAGAAATATATCCTGCGAACATTACATGTCAGGAATATACCGCTTCTCCATTGTCGTCAAAAATCCCCTGTTTGACCTGAAACGGGCGGAAATTTTGCAGGCACTGAAGGACGCTATAAAGCCTGAAAATATTACCGTTGAGAAAAATTTATCCCTGATTACCGTAGTAGGCAAAGGAATGGGAACGGTGAAGGGGATATTCGCAAAGATATTCAACGCAATAGCCGCCGCAGGAATAAAAGTGCGTATGATAGAGCAGGGAAGCGATGACCTCAATATTATAATCGGAGTGTACGATGAAGATTATGAAGCCGCCGTGCGCGCTCTGTACGGGGCTGTGATACTGAAATGA
- a CDS encoding aspartate kinase, producing MRVITAKFGGTSLADASQIRKAADIIRANPERKYIVASAPGKRFPDDIKVTDLLYSCYSEFAKGDEYSGTLAKIKARYSDIISDLGITFDISEEIETIEYALRKYPPADYLASRGEYLNAKIIAEFLGWPFVDAAEAVFFDEAGIFDGDRTYNALGEKLKGLEHAVIPGFYGSLPDGTIKTFSRGGSDITGSIVARSVNADVYENWTDVSGMLSADPRIVDSPKPIEHITYTELRELSYMGASVLHEDAVFPVRKAGIPVNIRNTNSPSDAGTLISASVPHDVKRNPVTGIAGRKGFTSIRVEKSQMNGQTGFGARLLYIFARSGVPFEHCPTGIDTISVVVSSSAFDAKREEILREIKNELAPDFITIEKNLAVIAVVGEGMISAKGTAAKVFTALADAGVNIRMIDQGSDELNIIIGVDDSDYEKSIRALYSTMIQ from the coding sequence TTGAGAGTAATCACGGCGAAATTCGGCGGCACATCACTTGCGGACGCTTCACAGATTCGCAAGGCCGCTGACATCATCAGGGCTAATCCCGAACGGAAATATATCGTAGCTTCAGCACCGGGCAAAAGATTCCCGGACGACATAAAGGTTACAGATTTGCTTTACAGCTGCTATTCAGAGTTCGCGAAGGGCGATGAGTATTCCGGCACACTGGCGAAAATAAAGGCGCGTTATTCCGACATAATTTCGGACTTGGGTATAACGTTCGACATATCAGAGGAAATTGAGACGATAGAATACGCACTCAGGAAATATCCCCCTGCGGATTACCTTGCGAGCCGGGGCGAATACCTCAACGCGAAAATCATAGCTGAGTTTCTCGGATGGCCGTTTGTTGACGCGGCGGAGGCTGTGTTTTTTGACGAGGCCGGAATCTTTGACGGCGACAGAACATATAACGCTCTCGGCGAAAAATTGAAGGGGCTTGAACACGCAGTAATCCCCGGCTTTTACGGCTCACTTCCTGACGGGACAATCAAGACATTCTCACGCGGAGGAAGCGACATCACCGGCTCAATAGTCGCCCGTTCGGTTAATGCTGATGTCTACGAGAATTGGACGGACGTATCCGGCATGTTGTCGGCAGACCCGCGAATAGTCGACAGTCCCAAGCCGATAGAGCATATCACGTACACCGAACTCCGCGAGCTGTCATACATGGGCGCGAGCGTTCTCCATGAGGATGCCGTTTTCCCGGTGAGGAAGGCAGGTATCCCCGTCAACATTCGCAACACAAATTCACCCTCGGACGCAGGGACTCTCATTTCCGCCTCAGTCCCTCATGACGTAAAGCGAAATCCCGTAACAGGAATCGCGGGGCGCAAGGGATTCACGAGCATTAGAGTCGAGAAATCACAAATGAACGGTCAGACAGGATTCGGCGCGAGGCTGTTATACATTTTCGCCCGCAGCGGTGTACCCTTTGAGCATTGCCCGACAGGTATTGACACAATTTCGGTTGTGGTAAGCTCCTCGGCATTTGACGCGAAACGGGAGGAGATTCTACGCGAGATAAAGAACGAGTTAGCCCCGGACTTTATCACAATCGAGAAGAATTTAGCGGTGATTGCTGTTGTCGGCGAGGGAATGATAAGCGCAAAGGGTACAGCGGCGAAAGTTTTCACGGCACTTGCTGACGCGGGAGTCAACATCCGCATGATAGATCAGGGATCTGACGAGCTGAATATCATAATAGGCGTTGACGATTCCGACTATGAAAAGTCAATAAGGGCGTTATACAGCACAATGATACAGTAA